A genomic segment from Pseudomonas sessilinigenes encodes:
- a CDS encoding enoyl-CoA hydratase/isomerase family protein codes for MNLHVEELTGTGGARIAIATLDAEKSLNALSLPMIQQLSERLDAWAKAPRVVCVMLRGNGAKAFCAGGEVRSLAQACLAQPGQVPALAGHFFAAEYRLDYRLHTYPKPLICWGHGYVLGGGMGLLQGAGIRIVTPSSRLAMPEISIGLYPDVGASWFLSRMPGKLGLFLGLTGAHMNGRDALDLGLADRFLLDEQQEALIQGLLQLNWQEQTPRQLNSLLKALQQEALGQMPDAQWLPRRAEIDQWLDVSDVACAWRAIGQLHDHQDTLYSRAAKTLAEGCPLTAHLVWEQIRRARYLSLAEVFQMEYTLSLNCCRHPEFAEGVRARLIDKDHQPRWHWADITSVPEAVVEAHFHKAWEGRHPLADLTGY; via the coding sequence ATGAACCTGCACGTCGAAGAACTCACCGGTACCGGCGGCGCCCGCATCGCCATCGCTACCCTGGACGCGGAAAAATCCCTCAACGCCCTGTCGCTGCCCATGATCCAGCAGTTGAGCGAACGCCTCGACGCCTGGGCCAAGGCCCCCCGCGTGGTCTGCGTGATGTTGCGTGGCAACGGTGCCAAGGCCTTTTGTGCCGGTGGCGAGGTCCGCAGCCTGGCCCAGGCTTGCCTGGCACAACCCGGCCAGGTACCAGCCCTGGCCGGGCATTTCTTCGCCGCGGAGTATCGTCTCGACTACCGTCTGCACACCTATCCCAAGCCATTGATCTGCTGGGGCCATGGCTATGTGCTCGGAGGCGGCATGGGCCTGCTGCAAGGCGCCGGCATCCGCATCGTCACCCCCAGCAGCCGCCTGGCGATGCCGGAAATCAGCATTGGCCTGTATCCCGACGTGGGGGCCAGCTGGTTCCTTTCGCGCATGCCCGGCAAGCTGGGGCTGTTCCTGGGGCTCACCGGTGCCCACATGAACGGCCGCGACGCCCTGGACCTGGGCCTGGCGGACCGCTTCCTGCTGGATGAGCAACAAGAGGCGTTGATCCAGGGGCTGCTGCAATTGAACTGGCAGGAACAGACCCCACGCCAGCTCAATAGCCTGCTCAAGGCCCTGCAACAAGAAGCCCTGGGGCAGATGCCCGACGCCCAATGGTTGCCGCGCCGGGCCGAAATCGATCAATGGCTGGACGTCAGCGACGTGGCCTGTGCCTGGCGCGCCATTGGCCAGTTGCACGACCATCAGGACACGCTCTACAGCCGTGCGGCCAAGACCCTCGCCGAAGGCTGTCCACTGACGGCGCACCTGGTCTGGGAACAGATCCGCCGGGCCCGCTACCTGTCGCTGGCCGAGGTGTTCCAGATGGAGTACACCCTGAGCCTGAATTGCTGCCGGCACCCGGAGTTCGCCGAAGGGGTGCGTGCACGCCTGATCGACAAGGATCACCAGCCACGTTGGCACTGGGCAGATATCACCAGCGTGCCGGAAGCCGTGGTCGAGGCGCATTTCCACAAGGCCTGGGAGGGCCGTCATCCGTTGGCGGACCTCACAGGCTATTAA
- a CDS encoding cysteine-rich CWC family protein — MNRPDLCPACGARNDCTLADPRSADRACWCYSVSIDPAVIEALPQELRNQSCLCPRCAGVEAQLRTAQAPRS, encoded by the coding sequence ATGAACAGACCCGACCTTTGCCCAGCCTGCGGCGCCCGCAATGACTGCACCCTGGCCGACCCGCGCAGCGCCGACCGTGCCTGCTGGTGCTACAGCGTGAGTATCGACCCTGCCGTCATCGAGGCCCTGCCGCAGGAGCTGCGCAACCAATCGTGCCTGTGTCCGCGCTGTGCGGGTGTCGAGGCGCAGTTGCGCACGGCCCAGGCACCACGCTCATGA
- a CDS encoding pseudouridine synthase, producing the protein MRIDRFLGNLPHLNRQQARLLLAQQRVRIDGRPVTDAMAEVREFSRVELDGEVVQAGKPARYFMLHKPMGCVSATRDPEHKTVLELLDEPDLHELHIAGRLDYNTTGLLLITNDGSWSRRLTQPQTKLPKRYYVETERQIGPEYVQTFAQGLYFAFEDLTTLPAQLQILGPRSARLSIVEGRYHQVKRMFGHFDNKVVRLHRESMGPLILDPALAPGEYRPLHTAEIEQV; encoded by the coding sequence ATGCGTATTGATCGCTTCCTCGGTAACCTGCCGCACTTGAACCGCCAGCAAGCCCGCCTGTTGCTAGCGCAACAGCGCGTACGCATCGATGGTCGGCCAGTCACCGATGCCATGGCCGAGGTCCGCGAATTCAGCCGGGTGGAGCTGGACGGCGAGGTGGTGCAGGCCGGCAAGCCAGCGCGCTACTTCATGCTGCACAAGCCCATGGGCTGCGTCAGCGCCACCCGCGACCCCGAACACAAGACCGTGCTCGAGCTGCTCGACGAGCCCGACCTGCATGAACTGCATATCGCCGGACGCCTGGACTACAACACCACCGGGCTGTTGCTGATCACCAACGACGGCAGCTGGTCACGGCGACTGACCCAGCCACAAACCAAGCTGCCCAAGCGCTACTACGTGGAGACCGAACGGCAGATTGGCCCCGAGTATGTCCAGACCTTCGCCCAGGGCCTGTACTTCGCCTTCGAAGACCTCACTACCCTGCCGGCGCAGTTGCAGATCCTCGGTCCCCGCAGTGCCCGGCTGAGCATCGTCGAAGGGCGCTACCACCAGGTCAAGCGCATGTTCGGTCATTTCGACAACAAGGTCGTGCGCCTGCATCGCGAGAGCATGGGGCCGCTGATACTGGACCCGGCCCTGGCCCCTGGTGAATATCGGCCCCTTCACACCGCCGAGATAGAGCAGGTGTGA